In Methanosarcina siciliae T4/M, one genomic interval encodes:
- a CDS encoding Era-like GTP-binding protein has protein sequence MNMIKRFKVSFSKIFNKMFKKKGACIGIYGPPNAGKTTLSNRILRDWVGSEETMGSVSHIAHETRHAKRRNGLSIETNGHTISLDIVDTPGLATKIDFHDFMEQGMSDSESKKRSKEATEGVIEAVKWLDDLDGVILVMDSTENPYTQVNVTVIGNMEARNLPLLIVANKVDLPDADPGVIKEAFPQHPMVPVSALEGMGMDSFYEALAKQFG, from the coding sequence ATGAATATGATAAAACGATTTAAGGTAAGCTTTTCAAAAATATTTAACAAAATGTTCAAGAAGAAAGGAGCATGCATAGGTATCTACGGTCCCCCCAATGCCGGCAAGACAACCCTTAGCAATCGCATTCTCCGGGACTGGGTCGGAAGCGAGGAAACAATGGGCTCAGTTTCTCATATCGCCCACGAAACCAGACATGCAAAGAGAAGGAACGGGCTCTCCATCGAAACTAACGGGCATACTATCAGCCTTGATATTGTGGATACCCCCGGACTTGCAACCAAAATAGACTTCCATGACTTTATGGAACAGGGTATGAGCGACTCCGAATCAAAGAAAAGGTCGAAAGAAGCTACAGAAGGCGTAATTGAAGCTGTAAAATGGCTGGATGATCTTGATGGGGTCATACTGGTGATGGATTCCACAGAAAACCCCTATACTCAGGTTAACGTAACGGTAATAGGGAACATGGAAGCCAGAAACCTGCCGCTTCTCATCGTAGCAAACAAAGTAGACCTTCCTGATGCGGATCCCGGAGTCATAAAGGAAGCCTTCCCTCAACACCCCATGGTTCCAGTCTCGGCACTTGAAGGAATGGGAATGGACTCGTTCTATGAAGCTCTGGCCAAGCAGTTCGGGTGA
- a CDS encoding DUF2073 domain-containing protein has protein sequence MQGIQLDLISEARISQMASMEKVRYIIDEVRKGKILVLEKGLNPMEEAKLIEMTMSAIQPDVFSGIEMQSYPANAESSLLGKLFKKQNSKRLTVIGPANQLKTLKKDRNLISALVSASK, from the coding sequence ATGCAGGGAATCCAACTTGATCTTATATCCGAGGCCAGAATCTCTCAGATGGCTTCTATGGAAAAAGTCCGGTATATAATCGATGAGGTGCGGAAGGGCAAAATACTTGTACTTGAAAAAGGGCTTAACCCTATGGAGGAAGCAAAACTCATTGAGATGACAATGTCAGCAATTCAACCGGATGTGTTTTCAGGAATTGAGATGCAAAGCTACCCTGCAAACGCAGAATCCTCTTTGTTGGGTAAGTTATTCAAAAAACAAAACAGCAAGAGACTTACGGTGATAGGGCCCGCAAACCAGCTCAAAACCCTTAAAAAGGACAGGAATCTGATCAGTGCACTTGTCTCTGCAAGTAAGTAA
- the hxlB gene encoding 6-phospho-3-hexuloisomerase, protein MKKDQVNDCKDVILSMELMVNNLSEVVTMLDCQAIESMLQKIMEGERVFVMGAGRSGLVAKAFAMRLMHLGFSVYVVGETTTPAVHPQDVVIAISGSGETRSIANLGRIVKEIGSTLITVTSKKDSSLGKISDVTMVLPSKTKNDHDAGGSLEKNMRGDYKNLPPLGTAFEITSLVFLDSVIAQLITLTGASEAELKSRHTNVE, encoded by the coding sequence ATGAAAAAAGATCAGGTAAATGACTGTAAAGATGTAATTTTATCTATGGAACTTATGGTGAACAACCTCAGTGAGGTTGTCACGATGCTTGACTGTCAGGCTATAGAAAGCATGCTTCAAAAAATCATGGAAGGGGAGAGGGTTTTTGTAATGGGTGCAGGGCGTTCCGGGCTTGTTGCCAAAGCTTTTGCAATGAGGCTGATGCATCTCGGATTTAGTGTTTATGTTGTTGGTGAGACCACAACCCCTGCAGTCCATCCTCAAGATGTTGTTATTGCTATTTCAGGGTCAGGAGAAACCCGTTCCATAGCAAATCTCGGAAGAATAGTAAAGGAGATCGGTTCAACTCTCATAACTGTCACCTCCAAGAAAGATTCGTCACTTGGTAAAATTTCTGATGTAACCATGGTCCTTCCGAGCAAGACCAAAAACGATCATGATGCAGGAGGGTCTCTTGAAAAAAACATGAGAGGGGATTACAAGAATTTGCCTCCTCTGGGTACTGCTTTTGAAATTACTTCCCTTGTCTTCCTTGACTCGGTAATTGCCCAGCTGATTACGCTTACAGGTGCTTCGGAAGCAGAACTCAAGTCCAGGCACACAAATGTTGAATAA
- a CDS encoding pyridoxal phosphate-dependent aminotransferase encodes MKEISFSENISRIDTSGIRKIFEAAGSNAINLGLGQPDFDTPEHIKAAAIKAINEGFTGYTVGPGIPELREALSQKFREENGFSVSPQEIIVTSGASEALTIALTALLNIGDEVMISNPGFVSYNALTEILNGKVVSIPLAEDLTMKPDAVLERITPKTKALILNSPSNPTGAVSSRADVKALAEIADDHNITIISDEVYEYFIYEGEHVSPASYSDNVVTVNATSKSYSMTGWRLGYLAARKEYIAQMNKVHQYIQACANSIAQKAAYAAVTGPKDSVNAMREEFRKRRDVLVKGLNELGMECALPKGAFYAFPKVESSAEIASKMISNGVVVVPGTAFGSEGDGYIRISYAASMKDIEKSLEIMEKVL; translated from the coding sequence TTGAAGGAAATCAGTTTTTCAGAAAACATATCCCGGATCGATACTTCCGGGATCAGAAAGATTTTCGAAGCTGCAGGTTCAAATGCCATCAACCTTGGGCTAGGACAGCCTGACTTCGATACCCCGGAACACATAAAAGCCGCAGCAATAAAAGCCATAAATGAAGGTTTTACGGGTTATACCGTAGGTCCGGGAATCCCTGAACTGAGAGAAGCCCTGAGCCAGAAATTCCGGGAGGAAAATGGGTTTTCTGTTTCTCCCCAGGAAATAATTGTAACCTCAGGTGCATCTGAAGCCCTTACCATTGCCCTTACAGCCCTCCTTAATATCGGAGACGAAGTTATGATCTCAAACCCCGGCTTTGTGTCCTACAACGCCCTGACTGAGATCCTGAACGGAAAGGTGGTAAGTATCCCCCTGGCAGAAGACCTTACCATGAAGCCGGACGCTGTCCTTGAGAGAATCACTCCTAAGACAAAAGCCCTTATCCTTAACTCTCCGTCCAACCCTACAGGTGCGGTCTCAAGCAGGGCGGATGTCAAAGCCCTTGCCGAGATTGCGGATGACCACAATATAACCATCATTTCTGACGAGGTTTACGAGTACTTCATCTACGAAGGCGAACACGTAAGCCCTGCCAGCTATTCGGATAATGTGGTTACCGTAAACGCTACCTCAAAAAGCTATTCCATGACAGGCTGGAGGCTCGGATATCTTGCAGCCAGAAAAGAGTACATAGCCCAGATGAACAAAGTCCACCAGTACATACAGGCCTGTGCAAATTCAATTGCTCAGAAGGCTGCCTATGCCGCAGTTACCGGCCCGAAAGACTCGGTCAATGCAATGCGTGAAGAGTTCCGAAAACGCAGGGACGTACTCGTAAAAGGACTCAACGAGCTGGGAATGGAATGCGCTCTTCCGAAAGGGGCTTTCTATGCCTTCCCAAAAGTTGAAAGCTCAGCCGAGATCGCCTCTAAAATGATCTCAAACGGGGTTGTTGTTGTCCCGGGAACAGCCTTCGGAAGCGAGGGTGACGGCTATATAAGAATTTCCTATGCAGCCTCAATGAAAGATATCGAAAAATCCCTGGAAATTATGGAAAAAGTGCTCTGA
- a CDS encoding cytochrome c biogenesis CcdA family protein, with product MPVTKVPLAFMSVFLLLSPASGSFIPAANGSNSYFYESSNSIEVLLLETIEPPALLFVPESADPLTGSRDGNNKKLEKMSPFLILIAGILAGFNPCLLAVMAFLASVTLAQAGGRNEMLKITLGFSAGIFTMYMFAGISILSTVSFLPEFRSHFTAITILLTALLGFWHIYDAYWLRTHAKSTFRTPKSLKDFMSRMGEKNLLLLSFLAGSMFSLVKAPCVGAIYLSILSMMAVKTDIIRGIIYMGIYNFGLLLPVMCLGLLLSFGLSPKKVTEFREKRRVEIRLITGLILIVLALLMQLRIL from the coding sequence ATGCCTGTAACTAAAGTACCTCTTGCATTCATGTCTGTTTTTTTGTTATTGAGCCCTGCTTCCGGTTCGTTCATCCCGGCGGCAAACGGGTCAAATAGCTATTTTTACGAAAGCTCAAACTCAATAGAAGTTCTTCTGCTGGAAACCATCGAACCCCCTGCCCTGCTTTTCGTCCCTGAGTCCGCGGACCCTCTCACAGGAAGCAGAGACGGAAACAATAAAAAACTTGAGAAAATGAGCCCCTTCTTGATCCTGATAGCGGGCATCCTTGCAGGTTTTAACCCCTGCTTGCTTGCAGTAATGGCTTTTCTGGCTTCTGTCACTCTTGCCCAGGCAGGGGGGAGAAACGAGATGCTCAAAATCACCCTGGGATTTTCTGCGGGCATTTTCACCATGTACATGTTTGCAGGAATAAGCATTTTGAGTACTGTCAGTTTCCTGCCTGAATTTCGGAGCCATTTTACGGCGATTACGATCCTGTTGACTGCCCTCCTCGGGTTCTGGCACATTTATGATGCATACTGGCTTAGAACACATGCAAAGTCTACCTTCAGGACCCCGAAATCCCTGAAGGACTTTATGAGCCGTATGGGTGAAAAAAATCTCCTGCTTCTGTCTTTCCTTGCAGGGAGCATGTTTTCTCTGGTCAAAGCCCCCTGCGTAGGAGCAATCTATCTCTCAATCCTGAGTATGATGGCAGTAAAAACCGATATTATAAGAGGAATAATATACATGGGGATCTACAACTTTGGCCTTCTGCTCCCAGTAATGTGCCTTGGCCTTTTGCTGTCCTTCGGGTTAAGCCCGAAAAAAGTCACCGAATTCCGTGAAAAAAGAAGGGTGGAGATAAGGCTGATAACAGGGCTGATACTTATTGTTCTTGCCCTGCTGATGCAGCTAAGGATACTCTAA
- a CDS encoding NOG1 family protein: MIFEKIHTVPTSEELTNKAFKRAARAMSGKTIEGRESRLRANESMLLTAANIFTDNLANIVRRFPSFEQLPRFYYELTDILVGVEKLKMSLASIDWASRKIHEVARSYVGKMREADTPEPIRKEAFGRLASIIKSINKDLLFLNEARNILRKLPDVRDEPTIVIAGYPNVGKSSFVSKITGASPEIAPYPFTTKGVTIGHFIRDGVRYQVMDTPGLLDRPMAERNDIERQAITAIHFLDAVVMFIIDPSESCGYEIEDQKRLLAEIRENFDLPLLVVANKADRPEFRKMDEIELNISTITGEGIEEVVDRLLEMIEEKRLRASEEPSTEGPDEEPTL, from the coding sequence ATGATATTTGAAAAAATTCACACAGTTCCTACTTCCGAGGAGTTAACCAATAAAGCTTTCAAACGGGCAGCAAGAGCAATGTCCGGGAAAACTATTGAGGGGAGGGAAAGCCGGCTCAGGGCTAATGAGTCCATGTTGCTGACAGCTGCAAACATTTTCACGGATAACCTTGCAAACATAGTCCGGCGTTTTCCAAGTTTTGAACAGCTGCCCAGATTCTATTACGAACTGACCGACATCCTTGTGGGCGTAGAAAAACTCAAGATGTCCCTGGCCTCCATTGACTGGGCAAGCAGGAAGATCCATGAGGTTGCAAGAAGTTATGTAGGAAAAATGAGGGAGGCCGATACCCCCGAACCTATCAGGAAAGAAGCCTTCGGAAGGCTTGCCTCCATAATCAAGTCCATCAATAAGGACCTTCTCTTCCTGAATGAAGCAAGAAACATCCTCAGGAAACTTCCTGATGTCCGGGACGAACCCACTATTGTAATTGCGGGCTATCCAAACGTAGGAAAATCAAGTTTTGTTTCGAAAATTACCGGAGCAAGCCCGGAAATAGCCCCATACCCCTTCACAACAAAAGGAGTAACAATCGGCCACTTCATAAGGGATGGAGTCCGCTATCAGGTCATGGATACCCCCGGGCTCCTTGACCGCCCGATGGCGGAGAGAAACGATATTGAACGCCAGGCGATTACCGCAATCCACTTCCTGGATGCAGTTGTAATGTTCATTATCGATCCGAGTGAGAGCTGCGGATATGAGATTGAGGACCAGAAACGCCTGCTTGCCGAAATCAGGGAAAATTTTGACCTTCCCCTGCTCGTTGTTGCCAACAAAGCTGACAGGCCGGAGTTCAGGAAAATGGACGAGATCGAACTGAACATCTCCACAATTACCGGAGAAGGAATCGAAGAAGTAGTGGACAGACTTCTGGAAATGATTGAAGAAAAGCGCCTTCGGGCTTCAGAAGAGCCCTCAACAGAAGGACCGGATGAGGAGCCCACGCTCTGA
- a CDS encoding CBS domain-containing protein: MELTPIQKDIIIALINLQRQKDRAIKGEEIAEVIQRNPGTVRNQMQLLKALGLVEGVPGPKGGYKPTGAAYDALRIQQLTNESVVPLYRNNVIVNGATAAEISFTTVRNPDACNGVIRVIGNIKDFVMDDKLQVGPTPVNRLIVRGEVTGRDDTNNSILFNITEMISLPKKHVKHYMKYPPLLVNFNASIQEATRLFIRNNVHGAPVEDKGKIVGIITYTDIAHAIAQGKPNVKVKDIMTKELITVDGDMQLYDVVKLFHKYNVGRLIVTINGVPKGTLSKTDVLNELAVY; this comes from the coding sequence ATGGAACTCACTCCGATTCAAAAAGACATTATTATTGCATTAATCAACCTTCAGCGGCAAAAAGACAGGGCAATCAAAGGGGAAGAAATTGCCGAAGTTATCCAGAGAAACCCTGGTACGGTCCGCAACCAGATGCAGTTACTAAAGGCCCTTGGGCTGGTTGAAGGCGTACCCGGGCCAAAGGGGGGTTATAAACCAACAGGGGCAGCATATGATGCTTTGCGCATCCAGCAGTTGACAAATGAATCCGTTGTCCCCCTCTACAGGAATAATGTGATCGTTAACGGGGCAACAGCTGCAGAAATCAGCTTTACGACCGTCCGGAATCCCGATGCCTGTAATGGGGTAATCAGGGTAATAGGTAATATCAAGGACTTTGTAATGGACGACAAGCTACAGGTAGGGCCAACCCCTGTAAACCGCCTCATAGTCCGGGGAGAAGTTACTGGAAGGGATGACACCAACAACTCAATCCTTTTTAACATTACAGAAATGATTTCCCTGCCCAAAAAACATGTCAAACATTATATGAAGTATCCTCCGCTGCTTGTGAACTTCAATGCCAGTATTCAGGAAGCTACAAGGCTCTTTATCCGGAATAACGTACACGGAGCTCCCGTGGAAGACAAAGGAAAAATCGTGGGGATAATTACCTATACTGATATTGCACATGCAATTGCCCAGGGAAAGCCCAATGTCAAGGTCAAGGACATAATGACAAAAGAGCTGATAACGGTTGACGGGGACATGCAGCTCTATGATGTGGTAAAACTCTTCCACAAGTATAATGTGGGAAGGCTTATTGTAACAATCAACGGAGTTCCCAAAGGGACCCTGTCAAAAACCGATGTGCTGAACGAACTCGCGGTATATTGA
- the hisE gene encoding phosphoribosyl-ATP diphosphatase: protein MPEADLSILNRVYEIILDRKENYDENSYVCKLLNHRKGMNKILEKVGEESIETILAVRNEDHKEIVSESSDLIFHLLVLLAANNVTLDEIAAELVSRHEKMKRD from the coding sequence ATGCCGGAGGCTGACTTATCCATTTTAAACAGGGTGTACGAGATAATCCTGGACCGAAAAGAGAACTATGACGAAAATTCATATGTCTGCAAACTCCTGAACCATCGCAAAGGCATGAACAAAATCCTTGAGAAAGTGGGAGAGGAATCCATTGAAACCATCCTTGCAGTCAGAAATGAAGACCATAAAGAAATAGTCTCGGAAAGCTCGGACCTGATTTTCCATCTACTGGTACTGCTTGCAGCAAACAATGTTACCCTTGACGAGATTGCGGCAGAGCTCGTTTCCAGACACGAAAAAATGAAAAGAGACTAA
- a CDS encoding 3-isopropylmalate dehydratase large subunit, translating into MTVSEKIFSKASGTPVKAGDFVLANIDLAMTHDITGPLAVQGFYEIMRDEEEKKVWDPSKIVIIFDHQVPADSINAAENHIMLRKFAKEQGILNYDVYEGVCHQVLPEKGHVLPGDLIVGSDSHTCAYGSLGAFSTGIGSTDMAAVFATGKLWFRVPDTFRFEVEGKLPDRVYSKDLILHLIGDVGVEGARYMAAEYAGSTIRSLSIPERMTISNMAIEMGGKAGIIEADEVTEAYLQERIPGYKLDPYWKSDEGAKYLDIRHYDVSDLEPQVACPHNVDNVKPVSEVEGTKLDQIFMGSCTNGRFEDIKIMADIMGDEPVAKGLRLLVVPASKTEYMKLLKAGYIEKLMNAGAIVESPCCGPCMGGSFGLLGPGEVGLATSNRNFKGREGSAESFVYLSSPATAGASALTGEITDPRKV; encoded by the coding sequence AAACATAGACCTGGCAATGACCCACGACATCACAGGTCCGCTGGCAGTCCAGGGCTTTTACGAAATCATGAGAGATGAAGAAGAAAAAAAAGTCTGGGATCCCAGCAAAATCGTAATCATTTTCGATCACCAGGTCCCTGCAGACTCGATTAATGCCGCTGAAAACCACATCATGCTCAGGAAGTTTGCAAAAGAGCAGGGCATTTTAAACTACGATGTTTATGAAGGAGTCTGCCATCAGGTTCTGCCCGAAAAAGGGCATGTGCTGCCCGGAGACCTTATTGTGGGCTCTGACTCCCATACCTGCGCATACGGGTCTTTAGGGGCATTTTCTACCGGCATAGGGTCTACTGACATGGCAGCCGTTTTTGCTACAGGCAAACTCTGGTTCAGGGTTCCTGATACCTTCCGTTTTGAAGTTGAAGGCAAACTGCCAGACCGTGTTTACTCCAAAGACCTTATCCTGCACCTTATAGGAGATGTAGGAGTGGAAGGTGCCAGGTATATGGCAGCCGAGTATGCAGGTTCAACCATCCGTTCCCTCTCCATTCCCGAGCGAATGACTATCTCCAATATGGCAATCGAGATGGGAGGAAAGGCAGGAATTATCGAAGCCGATGAAGTTACCGAAGCATACCTTCAGGAGAGGATTCCGGGCTACAAACTTGACCCATACTGGAAGTCCGATGAAGGGGCTAAATACCTGGACATCAGGCACTACGATGTCTCTGACCTTGAACCCCAGGTAGCCTGTCCTCACAATGTGGATAACGTAAAACCGGTAAGCGAAGTTGAGGGCACGAAGCTTGACCAGATCTTTATGGGCTCCTGTACGAACGGCAGGTTTGAAGACATCAAGATAATGGCCGACATCATGGGCGATGAGCCGGTTGCAAAAGGTTTGCGCCTCCTTGTTGTGCCTGCTTCGAAAACCGAGTATATGAAACTCTTAAAAGCCGGATATATTGAAAAACTCATGAATGCCGGCGCAATCGTAGAATCTCCCTGCTGCGGACCCTGCATGGGCGGCTCTTTCGGCCTCCTCGGCCCGGGAGAAGTCGGGCTTGCAACTTCCAACCGCAACTTCAAGGGCAGAGAAGGAAGCGCAGAATCATTTGTCTACCTTTCTTCCCCTGCAACCGCAGGAGCATCCGCCCTTACGGGAGAAATTACCGACCCCAGGAAGGTTTGA